One part of the Eptesicus fuscus isolate TK198812 chromosome 20, DD_ASM_mEF_20220401, whole genome shotgun sequence genome encodes these proteins:
- the TRAPPC1 gene encoding trafficking protein particle complex subunit 1, protein MTVHNLYLFDRNGVCLHYSEWHRKKQAGIPKEEEFKLMYGMLFSIRSFVSKMSPLDMKDGFLAFQTSRYKLHYYETPTGVKVVMNTDLGVGPIRDVLHHIYSALYVELVVKNPLCPLGQTVQSELFRSRLDSYIRSLPFFSARAG, encoded by the exons ATGACTGTCCACAACCTGTACCTGTTTGACCGAAATGGAGTGTGTCTGCATTACAGCGAGTGGCACCGCAAGAAGCAAGCGGGGATCCCCAAGGAGGAG gagttcAAGCTGATGTACGGGATGCTTTTCTCTATTCGTTCGTTTGTCAGCAAGATGTCCCCGCTAGACAT GAAGGATGGTTTCCTGGCCTTCCAAACTAGTCGTTACAAACTCCATTACTACGAGACGCCCACTGGGGTCAAGGTTGTCATGAATACTGACTTGGGCGTCGGACCCATCCGAGACGTACTGCATCACATTTATAGTGCG CTGTACGTGGAGCTGGTGGTGAAGAACCCCCTGTGCCCGCTGGGACAAACCGTACAAAGTGAGCTCTTCCGCTCCCGACTGGATTCCTACATCCGCTCTCTGCCCTTTTTCTCTGCCAGGGCTGGCTGA
- the CNTROB gene encoding centrobin isoform X2 has translation MATSPTSPSSPLRAEDLLSDSSEAPGLNQVSSEVTSQLYASLHRSRQAEATARAQLYLPSTALPPHEGLDSLAQELSRSLSVGLENNLKKKMREDGSKHIFEMESVRGQLQSMLQNSRDTAYRDPLTPGAGSERREEDSFDSESTATLLNSAQALEELFPRYTSLRSGPPLNPPDFQGLRDALDSEHTRRKHCERHIQSLQTRVLELQQQLAVAVTADRKKDIMIEQLDKTLARVVEGWNQHEAERTEVLRGLQEERQAAELTRSKQQETVTRLEQSLSEALEALNREQEGARIQQRERELLEEERQALTLSLELEQQQCRALQEERDEARAGQISEHRQLETLQVALEEERQAWAQQERQLKERYQALQDEGQAQLEREKGNMQREAQAAREAQQQLALMQAEMRRVEGELDTARRERDALQLEMSLVQARYESQRIQLESELAVQLEQRVTERLAQAQESSLRQAASLREQHRKQLQDLNGQHQQELSTQLAQFKVEMAEREERQQQVAQDYELRLAREHARVRELQSRNQQLEEQRAELVERLQAMLQAHWEEANHLLGTSTRPANPPAPTACPSSPGPQEREKGERRNWTMPPMAVALKPVLQQSREARDELPGVPPVLCSSSPDLSLLLDPPFQSQHSFQPLEPKPDLTSSSDGAFSAVGAFHPDHRAERPFPEEDPGSDGDGFLKQGLPPPSQLEGLKHFLQQLLETVPQNNEDPSVDLLPPKSVPLTVPSWEEAPHVPRLPPPVHKTKVPLAMASNLFRVHELPSTHLQSSGPSSGSPERGGDGLTSSRQLMEMSQLLRLYQARGALPAEDLLLYLKRLEQSGTDSRGDNVPRRNADSRLGEVPRKEIPSQALPRRLAAVPKNEKPPARKKSGHPAPGSMRSRAGIWR, from the exons ATGGCGACATCACCTACCAGTCCCAGTTCACCTCTCCGGGCAGAGGATCTCCTGAGTGATTCATCAGAAGCCCCTGGGCTGAACCAAGTGTCCTCGGAGGTGACCTCCCAGCTCTATGCTTCTTTGCACCGCAGCCGGCAGGCCGAGGCCACCGCCCGAGCCCAGCTGTATTTGCCCTCCACCGCCCTCCCGCCTCATGAGGGGTTAGACAGCTTGGCCCAAGAGCTGAGTCGCAGTTTGTCGGTTGGATTGGAAAACAACTTGAAGAAAAAGATGAGGGAG GATGGTTCCAAGCATATCTTTGAGATGGAAAGCGTTCGGGGCCAACTCCAGAGCATGCTCCAAAACTCACGTGATACAGCCTATC GGGATCCCCTTACTCCAGGTGCTGGTTCAGAGAGACGGGAAGAAGACTCCTTTGACAGTGAAAGCACAGCCACCTTGCTTAA CTCAGCCCAAGCCCTGGAGGAGTTGTTTCCCCGTTACACCAGCCTTCGGTCAGGACCCCCACTCAACCCCCCGGATTTTCAGGGCCTGAGAGATGCACTGGATTCAGAGCATACCCGCCGAAAG CATTGTGAGCGCCACATTCAGAGCCTACAGACCCGAGTGCTGGAGCTTCAGCAGCAGTTAGCTGTGGCCGTGACTGCTGACCGCAAGAAAGATATCATGATTGAACAACTGGACAAG ACCCTGGCCCGTGTGGTGGAGGGCTGGAACCAGCATGAAGCCGAACGCACAGAGGTACTTCGGGGACTCCAGGAGGAACGTCAGGCAGCTGAACTCACTAGAAGCAAGCAGCAGGAG ACAGTAACCCGCCTGGAACAAAGTCTTTCTGAGGCCCTGGAGGCCCTGAATCGCGAGCAGGAAGGTGCCAGAATACAGCAACGGGAAAGAGAGCTGCTG GAAGAGGAAAGGCAAGCTCTGACCTTGAGCTTGGAGCTAGAACAGCAGCAGTGCCGGGCCCTGCAGGAAGAACGGGATGAGGCTCGTGCTGGGCAAATCAGTGAGCATCGACAGTTGGAGACACTTCAGGTTGCCCTAGAAGAAGAACGGCAGGCCTGGGCCCAGCAAGAGCGCCAGCTTAAGGAACGCTACCAGGCACTGCAGGACGAGGGCCAGGCTCAGCTGGAAAGGGAGAAG gGGAACatgcagagggaagcccaggccgcccgggaggcccagcagcagctggcACTGATGCAGGCTGAGATGCGGCGGGTAGAAGGAGAGCTGGATACAGCCCGGAGGGAGAGAGATGCCCTGCAGCTGGAAATGAGCTTGGTGCAG GCCCGGTATGAAAGCCAGCGGATCCAGCTGGAGTCAGAGCTGGCTGTGCAGCTAGAGCAGCGGGTGACAGAGCGGCTGGCCCAGGCTCAGGAGAGCAGCCTGCGGCAAGCAGCTTCCCTGAGGGAACAGCACAG GAAGCAGTTGCAGGACCTCAATGGACAGCACCAGCAGGAATTGTCCACTCAGTTGGCTCAGTTCAAGGTGGAAATGGCAGAACGAGAGGAAAGGCAGCAGCAGGTGGCTCAGGACTATGAGCTCAG ACTGGCCCGGGAGCATGCGCGAGTGCGGGAACTGCAGAGTAGGaaccagcagctggaggaacaGCGGGCCGAGCTGGTAGAGCGACTCCAAGCCATGCTGCAGGCCCACTGGGAGGAGGCAAACCACCTGCTGGGCACCTCTACTCGGCCTGCCAACCCCCCA GCCCCAACCGCCTGCCCCTCTAGCCCTGGGCCTCAGGAacgagagaagggggagaggaggaactGGACGATGCCTCCCATGGCCGTGGCCCTAAAGCCTGTATTGCAGCAGAGCCGGGAAGCAAGGGACGAGCTGCCTGGGGTTCCACCTGTTCTCTGCAGCTCCTCCCCAGACCTTAGCCTCCTGCTGGACCCCCCTTTCCAGAGCCAGCATTCCTTCCAGCCCCTGGAGCCAAAGCCAGATCTCACGTCATCTTCAG atggggccTTCTCTGCAGTTGGAGCCTTCCATCCCGATCACAGAGCAGAACGGCCATTCCCTGAGGAAGATCCTGGATCAGATGGCGATGGCTTCCTGAAGCAAGGGCTGCCACCCCCTTCTCAGCTGGAGGGGCTCAAGCATTTTTTGCAACAG CTGCTGGAGACAGTACCCCAGAACAATGAGGACCCCTCTGTCGACCTGTTACCCCCTAAATCTG TTCCCCTGACTGTCCCATCTTGGGAGGAAGCCCCTCACGTGCCACGCCTCCCACCCCCTGTCCATAAAACTAAAGTACCCTTAGCCATGGCGTCTAATCTTTTCCGGGTCCATGAGCTTCCCTCAACCCATTTACAGAGCAGTGGTCCCAGCAGCGGCTCCCCAGAGAGAG GTGGAGATGGGCTCACATCCTCGAGGCAGCTGATGGAGATGTCTCAACTGTTACGGCTATACCAGGCTCGGGGGGCACTACCTGCTGAGGATCTGCTGCTCTACCTGAAGAGGCTGGAACAGAGCGG GACTGACAGCCGAGGAGATAACGTCCCTAGAAGGAACGCAGACTCCCGCTTGGGTGAGGTCCCCCGGAAAGAG ATTCCCTCCCAGGCTCTCCCTCGCCGCCTCGCCGCAGTCCCTAAGAATGAAAAGCCCCCAGCACGCAAGAAAAGTGGACACCCTGCCCCTGGCAGCATGAGGAGTCGGGCGGGAATCTGGAGATGA
- the CNTROB gene encoding centrobin isoform X3, with product MATSPTSPSSPLRAEDLLSDSSEAPGLNQVSSEVTSQLYASLHRSRQAEATARAQLYLPSTALPPHEGLDSLAQELSRSLSVGLENNLKKKMREDGSKHIFEMESVRGQLQSMLQNSRDTAYRDPLTPGAGSERREEDSFDSESTATLLNTRPLQDLSPSSSAQALEELFPRYTSLRSGPPLNPPDFQGLRDALDSEHTRRKHCERHIQSLQTRVLELQQQLAVAVTADRKKDIMIEQLDKTLARVVEGWNQHEAERTEVLRGLQEERQAAELTRSKQQETVTRLEQSLSEALEALNREQEGARIQQRERELLEEERQALTLSLELEQQQCRALQEERDEARAGQISEHRQLETLQVALEEERQAWAQQERQLKERYQALQDEGQAQLEREKGNMQREAQAAREAQQQLALMQAEMRRVEGELDTARRERDALQLEMSLVQARYESQRIQLESELAVQLEQRVTERLAQAQESSLRQAASLREQHRKQLQDLNGQHQQELSTQLAQFKVEMAEREERQQQVAQDYELRLAREHARVRELQSRNQQLEEQRAELVERLQAMLQAHWEEANHLLGTSTRPANPPAPTACPSSPGPQEREKGERRNWTMPPMAVALKPVLQQSREARDELPGVPPVLCSSSPDLSLLLDPPFQSQHSFQPLEPKPDLTSSSDGAFSAVGAFHPDHRAERPFPEEDPGSDGDGFLKQGLPPPSQLEGLKHFLQQLLETVPQNNEDPSVDLLPPKSEQWSQQRLPRERWRWAHILEAADGDVSTVTAIPGSGGTTC from the exons ATGGCGACATCACCTACCAGTCCCAGTTCACCTCTCCGGGCAGAGGATCTCCTGAGTGATTCATCAGAAGCCCCTGGGCTGAACCAAGTGTCCTCGGAGGTGACCTCCCAGCTCTATGCTTCTTTGCACCGCAGCCGGCAGGCCGAGGCCACCGCCCGAGCCCAGCTGTATTTGCCCTCCACCGCCCTCCCGCCTCATGAGGGGTTAGACAGCTTGGCCCAAGAGCTGAGTCGCAGTTTGTCGGTTGGATTGGAAAACAACTTGAAGAAAAAGATGAGGGAG GATGGTTCCAAGCATATCTTTGAGATGGAAAGCGTTCGGGGCCAACTCCAGAGCATGCTCCAAAACTCACGTGATACAGCCTATC GGGATCCCCTTACTCCAGGTGCTGGTTCAGAGAGACGGGAAGAAGACTCCTTTGACAGTGAAAGCACAGCCACCTTGCTTAA CACCCGACCCCTGCAAGACTTATCTCCATCTAGCTCAGCCCAAGCCCTGGAGGAGTTGTTTCCCCGTTACACCAGCCTTCGGTCAGGACCCCCACTCAACCCCCCGGATTTTCAGGGCCTGAGAGATGCACTGGATTCAGAGCATACCCGCCGAAAG CATTGTGAGCGCCACATTCAGAGCCTACAGACCCGAGTGCTGGAGCTTCAGCAGCAGTTAGCTGTGGCCGTGACTGCTGACCGCAAGAAAGATATCATGATTGAACAACTGGACAAG ACCCTGGCCCGTGTGGTGGAGGGCTGGAACCAGCATGAAGCCGAACGCACAGAGGTACTTCGGGGACTCCAGGAGGAACGTCAGGCAGCTGAACTCACTAGAAGCAAGCAGCAGGAG ACAGTAACCCGCCTGGAACAAAGTCTTTCTGAGGCCCTGGAGGCCCTGAATCGCGAGCAGGAAGGTGCCAGAATACAGCAACGGGAAAGAGAGCTGCTG GAAGAGGAAAGGCAAGCTCTGACCTTGAGCTTGGAGCTAGAACAGCAGCAGTGCCGGGCCCTGCAGGAAGAACGGGATGAGGCTCGTGCTGGGCAAATCAGTGAGCATCGACAGTTGGAGACACTTCAGGTTGCCCTAGAAGAAGAACGGCAGGCCTGGGCCCAGCAAGAGCGCCAGCTTAAGGAACGCTACCAGGCACTGCAGGACGAGGGCCAGGCTCAGCTGGAAAGGGAGAAG gGGAACatgcagagggaagcccaggccgcccgggaggcccagcagcagctggcACTGATGCAGGCTGAGATGCGGCGGGTAGAAGGAGAGCTGGATACAGCCCGGAGGGAGAGAGATGCCCTGCAGCTGGAAATGAGCTTGGTGCAG GCCCGGTATGAAAGCCAGCGGATCCAGCTGGAGTCAGAGCTGGCTGTGCAGCTAGAGCAGCGGGTGACAGAGCGGCTGGCCCAGGCTCAGGAGAGCAGCCTGCGGCAAGCAGCTTCCCTGAGGGAACAGCACAG GAAGCAGTTGCAGGACCTCAATGGACAGCACCAGCAGGAATTGTCCACTCAGTTGGCTCAGTTCAAGGTGGAAATGGCAGAACGAGAGGAAAGGCAGCAGCAGGTGGCTCAGGACTATGAGCTCAG ACTGGCCCGGGAGCATGCGCGAGTGCGGGAACTGCAGAGTAGGaaccagcagctggaggaacaGCGGGCCGAGCTGGTAGAGCGACTCCAAGCCATGCTGCAGGCCCACTGGGAGGAGGCAAACCACCTGCTGGGCACCTCTACTCGGCCTGCCAACCCCCCA GCCCCAACCGCCTGCCCCTCTAGCCCTGGGCCTCAGGAacgagagaagggggagaggaggaactGGACGATGCCTCCCATGGCCGTGGCCCTAAAGCCTGTATTGCAGCAGAGCCGGGAAGCAAGGGACGAGCTGCCTGGGGTTCCACCTGTTCTCTGCAGCTCCTCCCCAGACCTTAGCCTCCTGCTGGACCCCCCTTTCCAGAGCCAGCATTCCTTCCAGCCCCTGGAGCCAAAGCCAGATCTCACGTCATCTTCAG atggggccTTCTCTGCAGTTGGAGCCTTCCATCCCGATCACAGAGCAGAACGGCCATTCCCTGAGGAAGATCCTGGATCAGATGGCGATGGCTTCCTGAAGCAAGGGCTGCCACCCCCTTCTCAGCTGGAGGGGCTCAAGCATTTTTTGCAACAG CTGCTGGAGACAGTACCCCAGAACAATGAGGACCCCTCTGTCGACCTGTTACCCCCTAAATCTG AGCAGTGGTCCCAGCAGCGGCTCCCCAGAGAGAG GTGGAGATGGGCTCACATCCTCGAGGCAGCTGATGGAGATGTCTCAACTGTTACGGCTATACCAGGCTCGGGGGGCACTACCTGCTGA
- the CNTROB gene encoding centrobin isoform X1: MATSPTSPSSPLRAEDLLSDSSEAPGLNQVSSEVTSQLYASLHRSRQAEATARAQLYLPSTALPPHEGLDSLAQELSRSLSVGLENNLKKKMREDGSKHIFEMESVRGQLQSMLQNSRDTAYRDPLTPGAGSERREEDSFDSESTATLLNTRPLQDLSPSSSAQALEELFPRYTSLRSGPPLNPPDFQGLRDALDSEHTRRKHCERHIQSLQTRVLELQQQLAVAVTADRKKDIMIEQLDKTLARVVEGWNQHEAERTEVLRGLQEERQAAELTRSKQQETVTRLEQSLSEALEALNREQEGARIQQRERELLEEERQALTLSLELEQQQCRALQEERDEARAGQISEHRQLETLQVALEEERQAWAQQERQLKERYQALQDEGQAQLEREKGNMQREAQAAREAQQQLALMQAEMRRVEGELDTARRERDALQLEMSLVQARYESQRIQLESELAVQLEQRVTERLAQAQESSLRQAASLREQHRKQLQDLNGQHQQELSTQLAQFKVEMAEREERQQQVAQDYELRLAREHARVRELQSRNQQLEEQRAELVERLQAMLQAHWEEANHLLGTSTRPANPPAPTACPSSPGPQEREKGERRNWTMPPMAVALKPVLQQSREARDELPGVPPVLCSSSPDLSLLLDPPFQSQHSFQPLEPKPDLTSSSDGAFSAVGAFHPDHRAERPFPEEDPGSDGDGFLKQGLPPPSQLEGLKHFLQQLLETVPQNNEDPSVDLLPPKSVPLTVPSWEEAPHVPRLPPPVHKTKVPLAMASNLFRVHELPSTHLQSSGPSSGSPERGGDGLTSSRQLMEMSQLLRLYQARGALPAEDLLLYLKRLEQSGTDSRGDNVPRRNADSRLGEVPRKEIPSQALPRRLAAVPKNEKPPARKKSGHPAPGSMRSRAGIWR, encoded by the exons ATGGCGACATCACCTACCAGTCCCAGTTCACCTCTCCGGGCAGAGGATCTCCTGAGTGATTCATCAGAAGCCCCTGGGCTGAACCAAGTGTCCTCGGAGGTGACCTCCCAGCTCTATGCTTCTTTGCACCGCAGCCGGCAGGCCGAGGCCACCGCCCGAGCCCAGCTGTATTTGCCCTCCACCGCCCTCCCGCCTCATGAGGGGTTAGACAGCTTGGCCCAAGAGCTGAGTCGCAGTTTGTCGGTTGGATTGGAAAACAACTTGAAGAAAAAGATGAGGGAG GATGGTTCCAAGCATATCTTTGAGATGGAAAGCGTTCGGGGCCAACTCCAGAGCATGCTCCAAAACTCACGTGATACAGCCTATC GGGATCCCCTTACTCCAGGTGCTGGTTCAGAGAGACGGGAAGAAGACTCCTTTGACAGTGAAAGCACAGCCACCTTGCTTAA CACCCGACCCCTGCAAGACTTATCTCCATCTAGCTCAGCCCAAGCCCTGGAGGAGTTGTTTCCCCGTTACACCAGCCTTCGGTCAGGACCCCCACTCAACCCCCCGGATTTTCAGGGCCTGAGAGATGCACTGGATTCAGAGCATACCCGCCGAAAG CATTGTGAGCGCCACATTCAGAGCCTACAGACCCGAGTGCTGGAGCTTCAGCAGCAGTTAGCTGTGGCCGTGACTGCTGACCGCAAGAAAGATATCATGATTGAACAACTGGACAAG ACCCTGGCCCGTGTGGTGGAGGGCTGGAACCAGCATGAAGCCGAACGCACAGAGGTACTTCGGGGACTCCAGGAGGAACGTCAGGCAGCTGAACTCACTAGAAGCAAGCAGCAGGAG ACAGTAACCCGCCTGGAACAAAGTCTTTCTGAGGCCCTGGAGGCCCTGAATCGCGAGCAGGAAGGTGCCAGAATACAGCAACGGGAAAGAGAGCTGCTG GAAGAGGAAAGGCAAGCTCTGACCTTGAGCTTGGAGCTAGAACAGCAGCAGTGCCGGGCCCTGCAGGAAGAACGGGATGAGGCTCGTGCTGGGCAAATCAGTGAGCATCGACAGTTGGAGACACTTCAGGTTGCCCTAGAAGAAGAACGGCAGGCCTGGGCCCAGCAAGAGCGCCAGCTTAAGGAACGCTACCAGGCACTGCAGGACGAGGGCCAGGCTCAGCTGGAAAGGGAGAAG gGGAACatgcagagggaagcccaggccgcccgggaggcccagcagcagctggcACTGATGCAGGCTGAGATGCGGCGGGTAGAAGGAGAGCTGGATACAGCCCGGAGGGAGAGAGATGCCCTGCAGCTGGAAATGAGCTTGGTGCAG GCCCGGTATGAAAGCCAGCGGATCCAGCTGGAGTCAGAGCTGGCTGTGCAGCTAGAGCAGCGGGTGACAGAGCGGCTGGCCCAGGCTCAGGAGAGCAGCCTGCGGCAAGCAGCTTCCCTGAGGGAACAGCACAG GAAGCAGTTGCAGGACCTCAATGGACAGCACCAGCAGGAATTGTCCACTCAGTTGGCTCAGTTCAAGGTGGAAATGGCAGAACGAGAGGAAAGGCAGCAGCAGGTGGCTCAGGACTATGAGCTCAG ACTGGCCCGGGAGCATGCGCGAGTGCGGGAACTGCAGAGTAGGaaccagcagctggaggaacaGCGGGCCGAGCTGGTAGAGCGACTCCAAGCCATGCTGCAGGCCCACTGGGAGGAGGCAAACCACCTGCTGGGCACCTCTACTCGGCCTGCCAACCCCCCA GCCCCAACCGCCTGCCCCTCTAGCCCTGGGCCTCAGGAacgagagaagggggagaggaggaactGGACGATGCCTCCCATGGCCGTGGCCCTAAAGCCTGTATTGCAGCAGAGCCGGGAAGCAAGGGACGAGCTGCCTGGGGTTCCACCTGTTCTCTGCAGCTCCTCCCCAGACCTTAGCCTCCTGCTGGACCCCCCTTTCCAGAGCCAGCATTCCTTCCAGCCCCTGGAGCCAAAGCCAGATCTCACGTCATCTTCAG atggggccTTCTCTGCAGTTGGAGCCTTCCATCCCGATCACAGAGCAGAACGGCCATTCCCTGAGGAAGATCCTGGATCAGATGGCGATGGCTTCCTGAAGCAAGGGCTGCCACCCCCTTCTCAGCTGGAGGGGCTCAAGCATTTTTTGCAACAG CTGCTGGAGACAGTACCCCAGAACAATGAGGACCCCTCTGTCGACCTGTTACCCCCTAAATCTG TTCCCCTGACTGTCCCATCTTGGGAGGAAGCCCCTCACGTGCCACGCCTCCCACCCCCTGTCCATAAAACTAAAGTACCCTTAGCCATGGCGTCTAATCTTTTCCGGGTCCATGAGCTTCCCTCAACCCATTTACAGAGCAGTGGTCCCAGCAGCGGCTCCCCAGAGAGAG GTGGAGATGGGCTCACATCCTCGAGGCAGCTGATGGAGATGTCTCAACTGTTACGGCTATACCAGGCTCGGGGGGCACTACCTGCTGAGGATCTGCTGCTCTACCTGAAGAGGCTGGAACAGAGCGG GACTGACAGCCGAGGAGATAACGTCCCTAGAAGGAACGCAGACTCCCGCTTGGGTGAGGTCCCCCGGAAAGAG ATTCCCTCCCAGGCTCTCCCTCGCCGCCTCGCCGCAGTCCCTAAGAATGAAAAGCCCCCAGCACGCAAGAAAAGTGGACACCCTGCCCCTGGCAGCATGAGGAGTCGGGCGGGAATCTGGAGATGA